ATAGTTTGGCTTTGGCTCTACATGGTCACAGCATTCAAAACTTAAAGTTGCTTGCGGATCATTTAACAATAGGACTTTCTACAGATCAAGAAAAGTTTAGAGCGATATTTCGGTGGGTTTGCGATAATATATCCAATGATTATTCACTTTATGCTCGAAACAAAAGAATGAGGGAAAAGTATGCCGGTGATACAGTAGCTCTAATTGAATGGAACAAGAAATTCAAACCTAAGGTCATTCAATCCTTAGTGAAAAAGAGGAGTACTGTATGTACTGGGTATGCCTATCTGATTAAAGAATTGGCCTATCATGCAGGTATTAGATGCGAAATCATAGATGGATATGGTAGAAGTGCGGCTGCCAATATCGGTGGGTCCGGGTACGTCAACCATAGCTGGAATGCAGTGCTGTTGGATGGAGAATGGTTTCTTTGTGATGCCACATGGTCCAGTGGTCAGGTCAATGATAATACCAAGGGCTTTCAGAAAAATTTCACGGAGGCATATTTTCTTACCAAGTCAGAGATTTTTAACCAGAATCACTACCCATTAGATCCAATGTGGCTTTTAGTAGACGAACCTAAGAGTTTAGATTACTTTCTGAATGCCCCATTGTTATACTATTCAGCCATTGCTTATGGTGTAGAACCCCAAATGCCACAGGTTTTCGATCTTAATATCAAAAAGGAAGAGTCACTAACTATCATATTTTCAGCGTTGGAAAAGTTGGGGAATGAAAAACTGAAACTAGATATCCTGTCTTATTCAGGAAAATTTATACAATCATTCAGTGAGTTTGAACTAGATGAAGATGGATTATATGAAAGTAAATGCCCATTGAGTAAAGGAAAATATATTATTCATCTAAAGCACGGAAATGAGTTTCTGATGACTTATCAATTAACTGTTGATTAGATATATTATAAGATCAAAATGATAAGTGTGCATGGTCTAATTTGCAATAATATTTATCTTTTGATTTCAATCTGACAAACATGACATCCCAAGATGAACTCTCATTAATTAAAAATAGGGTGATCAATAAAGTATTGATCATCACATTGACCTTTGTTTCAATTGCTTACCTGTCTAGTTTGATACGATGGTTTAGTATAGGGTGGAACAATATATACTTTGCACATACATTTCTATATGTATTGTTGTTAACAATATTTCTGCTCAGAAATAAAATGTCCCATCTAGCCAAAACCCATTTTTTAGGTTGTTTTTATTTATTCATAGGGCTATTTGGCGTGTATCATTTTGGTATCGGTGGGGGGTATGCATATGCTTTGATTTCATTCGTAATACTTTCAGTCATATCAAATAGGATTGTTACAGCCATTTATGGTGTAGTTTTTCTAGTGTTAATGTCCATAATGGCAATGGGCTATTCTGAGGGTTGGTTAACAACAGATGTGGACCTTAACTTATACGGTCAAAATCCCATTTCCTGGGTGACATTGATAGTTGGGTTTGGTTCATTGGTTACAATCATCATTTTTGGGATTGGCTATTTATACGAAGTGTTGATTCATTTGATCAAGACCAAACACAAAGCCTTTATCGAATTGCAGGATTATAAAAACAAATTGGAATCATTGGTAGAAGAAAGGACTCTGGAGTTGACTCACGCCAATCAGGAATTGACCAAAACCATGGTACAATTAAAGGAGTCTCAAGCCAAGTTGATTGAGACTGAAAAAATGGCCTCATTGGGTACTTTAACAGCTGGTGTATCGCATGAAATCAACAATCCACTGAACTTTATCCATGGGTCCTATCTAGGATTGAAGAAATACCTGGAGACCAGGGAAGAAAACAATAGTAAGGATGTGGACCTATTAATGCAGGGGCTGAAAACCGGTCTTGATCGTGCAACAGCTATTGTGAAGAGCCTCAACCAATTCAATCGGACTAATTCATCAATGGATGAGACTTGTGACATTCATAATATCCTTGAAAACTGTTTGTTGATTCTGTCTAATCAGTTCAAGAGACAAATTGTAATTAATCGTCAGTATTCAGAATCCCCCATTATCGTTAAAGGCAATGTAGGAAAGCTCCATCAGGTGTTTATCAATTTATTGTCAAATTCTATTCATGCCATTGAAAACGAGGGCGAAATAACCTTGTGCACTGCTACAGAAAAGGATGAAGCCGTGATAAAAATTACTGACAATGGTAAGGGTATAGAGGATCAAATAATGACTCGAATCATGGATCCATTCTTTACGACAAAAGATCCTGGTCAGGGAACCGGATTGGGCTTAACCATAAGTTATAACATTATCAAAGATCATGAGGGAAGTATTAATGTAATATCCCAATTGGAAAAAGGAACAGATGTCATCATCAAACTGCCGATTCGGGCGAACTAATAAATTACTATTAAAGACCAACTATCCGCCTTTGAGTTCGTAATGGAATCAGCTATTTTACACCCTATGGTTGTGTATAGTTCAACCTGAGCAAACCAATGAATATCAAGATTAGAAAAGAAGATATACCATTACCCATTGAGGAACTGATTCGACAATTGTTTCTAAAAGAGTGGCAACAGGAATTAGAAGATCAGACTCAACATATGAAAGCGATCGTGGCTGTTGCGAATGAATTGTCGCAATTTAGAGTCCATGAAAAGGAGTCTTATCAAGCAGAAGTCAATCAAAAAATTCATTCTCTTTTAGATAAAGTTTGGGAGATTCCTGAGGAAGTTCGTTTTGAAGAAAAGTTTGAGTCTCTGCATTCAGGGATTAAGGAATACATCGATGATCAACCTGATGAGGTCATAGAACTACAGGCTGCAGAGAGGTTTAGTAAGGTAGAAGGTGATTCTGTGGTAATCAAGATGGCCAAGGGTACTAAATCAGGTATATGGTCATTGACTACCCTCCCTATACGGGTAGCTAATCTCTTTAGGAAAAACAAGAAAGCTCCAGCTTATTGGGCTCATATCGTACCTGCTCAGGCTTTGTTATTGAAGCACTATCAAAGTAAGTTAGCTTCAGATCTTATTTCATTATCAGATGGTTTTTATCATGCTTTGATTCAGCAGTACGAGTTGACTAAAGATTGGCAGGAGAAAGCACTATCATTTTCTCATGAACATGAATGGAGTTATGAAGAAGTGGTGTCCGCCATTGATACCTTTCATACCAGAACAGATCAATTACTAAAGAAGGAGTTAACTAGAATTTTGGGGGAGAAGTCCAAAATGTTTTGTGACCAGTGGGACAAAATAGACACCCTTGAATTATCAGATAATGCTGTATCCACCCAAAAACTAGAAAAGCTCAAAGTTCAAAGTCAACAAGAATGGGAGCAGAGGGATTTAAAGTGGAGAAACGCACTTTATGCCTTGTTTGAGGACTGGAGGTCGGATTTGGATCTGTATGCACTCAAACATTCTGTGCTTTCAGAATTAGGAAAATTCAATCAGGCGCAGACTGAAAAGGTGAATCAACAATTGTTTCCGGTAATTCATGATATTCGTGCATTTATCGATGAAGAGGGGACTATCAACTCAAAGGATAACCTACAGAAGGAGCTTAAACGCATACATTATCAGACTACCAAGCAACTTGATAAAGTATTGGTTCCGCAGTTTGTAGATAAGCTGTCAAGTCAGATTATAGTTAACCTTTTAAACAAGCTAGAACTAGAGGTAGTGCAGCATGTTCAAGGTCTGTCGGAGGAACATATCATTGTTAAAAATGGACAGTATGATCAACCAATGGATAAGGAGGATTTTTATTCGATCTCTATCCATGAGCTGGTGACTTTTGAGATTCTTGTGAATTTTCAGAAACAAATTGCACAGCAGAAGAGTCAGGTCTTTAGCACATTGAGTCAAATGACTGTTCAGGCTCAAGACATAGATCATATTATCACTTTTAGCCTTACCTCCGCACTTTCCTCCATCGAAGAGGGAACCGAAGAAGAAGAGGCAATCAAAATTGCAATCGAAGGGATCGAGCGTGCCAAGGGTAGGGTTCAGGAGATCGAAGAAGGGATCAATCGATTGTTGACCGAAAACATAGAGATGATAAAATCGGCCATGGATGATTTTGTCCGTGGCATCATGGACCTTTTGGCCAATGAAAATATCAAAGAACTTAGGCTCAGAATCACCAAAGCCAAGGCAGCTCAACAAGCCAAGCAAGTAAGAAAGCAGGTAAAAGATCAATTGCTGGAAAGAGGCCAATCTACCTGGCAGTATCTCAAAAAAAATTATGACCTGTCTAAAAGTAGGATTCAACGTCTAAGCGGGCAGTTCATTCTCACAGCTGGTAAGCCAGAATTGACCAAACAGGTCTCTGATTTTCTTCACGAATCGCAGCAGGCCATTGACAAACTCCCGACGATTTATCAAAGACTCTATGAAATAGAACCATTGGAAGATATGGAACTATTTGAAGGGAGGGAGAAGGAGTTGGAGTCTCTGGGCAAGGCTTATGAAAACTGGAAAATGGGCCGATATGCCGCTACAGTGGTTTTAGGAGAAAAATGGGGAGGTCTGACCTCTTTTGTTAACTATGCTGAAAAGAAGCTTAAGTTCAGCCACAAGATCACACGTCATAGGTTCGTTGGTAATCAATTTTCAACAATCGACTTATTGGCTGAGTTTTCTAGTTTATTGGGAAGTAGTTTTCAGAGTCTCGAAGAATTACAAAAACACTTGCTAGAAGGCCCTAAAAGGATAATGATTTTGGAGGATGTGCAAAATGCGTACTTGCGGAAAGTGGGAGGGTTCGAAGCTTTAGAAGCGCTGGGAAGTTTGATAGCTGCAACTGGTCATCATATATTTTGGTTGTCAACCTCTACCATTTACTCCTGGGATTACCTGAGCAAGAGCATTCAATTTCATGAATACTTCAGTTATCAAATCAAGCTAAGTGATTTGAAAAAGGAGCAAATCGTAAACTTGATTTGGAAAAGGAATTGCATCAGTGGTTTTAAGATCACCTTCGAAGAAGATGAAAGCTTAGCTAATGATAAAAAATTTCAACGATTGAGCCCTGAAGAAAAACAGCTTAAACTAAGTGAAGATTACTTTCAGGAACTCAACAGTTTTGCAAAAAGCAATGTGAGTATGGCTCTGCTTTTCTGGTTATTGTCAACCAGGGACATGGACGCCAATGAGATTACCATAGGAAAATTTGAAAAACCCAACTTGAATTTCCTCAAATCTCTATCGAATGAAAAAGTATATGTATTGCATGCGTTAATTATGCATGATGGGTTAAAAATCAATCAGTTATGCTTAGTAATGAAGCAAACCAAACAGCAAATTGCCATGATATTGTCCGCTTTGAGAGAAGATGGGATTGTCCTATTGACTGAGGAGATATTCATGATCAATCCGGTGATTTATCGTGGAGTAATTAATCTATTGATCTCTAAAAATCTAATTCACTGATTATGAGATATCTATTTGTTATAATATTTCTAATTGTTTCAGCTTTAGTTCAGGCACAAGACAGTACAGTAGCGAGAGTTTCGGTAGATAGCCTACAACTTAGCCCAAAACCTATAGTGGCTGATACTGTAGCAAAAAAAGGACCTTCGATTGCTCATAATGCTCCGGACTTATCCGAGCTAGTGACCTTTTCGGAGATCTTCTGGACATTGGTCATTCTGCTAGTAGGGTATTTTGGTATTCGCTTTACCTCGAGAGTCCTTGAGCTACTTGCTGAGAAAAGCACTCAGTATCGCATCACCATCAAGAGTTTGATCCCAGTGGTTAAGATTCTGGGATGGGTAGTCGTCATTATATTTATAGTGGCAGGGGTGTTTCAGCCTCCGGCGGCCACTATTTTGGCATTTTCTGCTTCGATAGGTGTAGCGGTGGGCTTTGCCTCTCAGGATATTCTCAAGAATATCTTTGGTGGTATCATGATCCTTTTCGACCGACCTTTTAATTCTGGAGACAAGATAGAAGTAGGGGGACACTATGGAGAAGTAGTAGAGATAGGTTTACGATCAACTCGAATTCTAACGCCGGATGATAGTCTGGTTTCCATCCCCAATAGCGAGGTGATGAATACGGCAGTTTCTAATGCCAACTCTGGAGAACCCAATTGTCAGGTTGTTGCTGAGGTTTATTTGCCTCTCGATATCGATACGGTAATGGTAAGGGAACTTGCCACCGAAGCTGCTCAAGTTTCTCGCTACATCTACATGAATAAACCCATTACAGTTATTTTTATTAATGAAATGAAGATGGGACGATCGCTCTACAAAATGCGATTGAAGGCCTATGTGTTGGACATCAGAGATGAGTTTAAATTCAAAAGTGAGATGACCGAAACAGTAGTCCGCCAGCTGATAGAAAAAGGCATTATACAATCGGTCATTTAACCTTACTCGTTTTATTAATCTTTAATTCCTTAATCATACGCATGAAATACTCTTGTATTATTCTGAGTTCTATTCTTTCACTCGTTTTAATATCTACTTGTTGGGCACAGGAAAAACTGCTTTCCCATACTGATGATTTATTCAATCAAGAACAGACACAGGACTTAGGTCTATCTATTGTCACGGGAGCGGAAACGGTCACAGTGTTTTCTCCATCTGATAGTACTGACAAATTCAGCAACAATGTTGTGATGATTGGGTTTCAGGGGTATTTGTACTGCCAGTGGCAGAGTTCTGCCGTAGGTGAGGATGGTCTGGATAGCTGGGTCGCCTACAGCAGAAGCAAAGATGGAGTCCACTGGAGTGATCCCATGGTGTTAGCAGAAAGCATAGAAGAGGGGTATACAGCACCTGGAGGTTGGAGAGTACATAATGGTGAGCTCATTGCATATATCAATACATGGCCTGAATCTACTCATCCACGTGGTGGATATACCCGCTATATCAGTAGT
This is a stretch of genomic DNA from Reichenbachiella ulvae. It encodes these proteins:
- a CDS encoding transglutaminase domain-containing protein, encoding MVKGLPLWIMICVLGYSTFLPQFSLAQSTDYSKADSLALALHGHSIQNLKLLADHLTIGLSTDQEKFRAIFRWVCDNISNDYSLYARNKRMREKYAGDTVALIEWNKKFKPKVIQSLVKKRSTVCTGYAYLIKELAYHAGIRCEIIDGYGRSAAANIGGSGYVNHSWNAVLLDGEWFLCDATWSSGQVNDNTKGFQKNFTEAYFLTKSEIFNQNHYPLDPMWLLVDEPKSLDYFLNAPLLYYSAIAYGVEPQMPQVFDLNIKKEESLTIIFSALEKLGNEKLKLDILSYSGKFIQSFSEFELDEDGLYESKCPLSKGKYIIHLKHGNEFLMTYQLTVD
- a CDS encoding sensor histidine kinase, whose amino-acid sequence is MSIMAMGYSEGWLTTDVDLNLYGQNPISWVTLIVGFGSLVTIIIFGIGYLYEVLIHLIKTKHKAFIELQDYKNKLESLVEERTLELTHANQELTKTMVQLKESQAKLIETEKMASLGTLTAGVSHEINNPLNFIHGSYLGLKKYLETREENNSKDVDLLMQGLKTGLDRATAIVKSLNQFNRTNSSMDETCDIHNILENCLLILSNQFKRQIVINRQYSESPIIVKGNVGKLHQVFINLLSNSIHAIENEGEITLCTATEKDEAVIKITDNGKGIEDQIMTRIMDPFFTTKDPGQGTGLGLTISYNIIKDHEGSINVISQLEKGTDVIIKLPIRAN
- a CDS encoding MarR family transcriptional regulator, with amino-acid sequence MNIKIRKEDIPLPIEELIRQLFLKEWQQELEDQTQHMKAIVAVANELSQFRVHEKESYQAEVNQKIHSLLDKVWEIPEEVRFEEKFESLHSGIKEYIDDQPDEVIELQAAERFSKVEGDSVVIKMAKGTKSGIWSLTTLPIRVANLFRKNKKAPAYWAHIVPAQALLLKHYQSKLASDLISLSDGFYHALIQQYELTKDWQEKALSFSHEHEWSYEEVVSAIDTFHTRTDQLLKKELTRILGEKSKMFCDQWDKIDTLELSDNAVSTQKLEKLKVQSQQEWEQRDLKWRNALYALFEDWRSDLDLYALKHSVLSELGKFNQAQTEKVNQQLFPVIHDIRAFIDEEGTINSKDNLQKELKRIHYQTTKQLDKVLVPQFVDKLSSQIIVNLLNKLELEVVQHVQGLSEEHIIVKNGQYDQPMDKEDFYSISIHELVTFEILVNFQKQIAQQKSQVFSTLSQMTVQAQDIDHIITFSLTSALSSIEEGTEEEEAIKIAIEGIERAKGRVQEIEEGINRLLTENIEMIKSAMDDFVRGIMDLLANENIKELRLRITKAKAAQQAKQVRKQVKDQLLERGQSTWQYLKKNYDLSKSRIQRLSGQFILTAGKPELTKQVSDFLHESQQAIDKLPTIYQRLYEIEPLEDMELFEGREKELESLGKAYENWKMGRYAATVVLGEKWGGLTSFVNYAEKKLKFSHKITRHRFVGNQFSTIDLLAEFSSLLGSSFQSLEELQKHLLEGPKRIMILEDVQNAYLRKVGGFEALEALGSLIAATGHHIFWLSTSTIYSWDYLSKSIQFHEYFSYQIKLSDLKKEQIVNLIWKRNCISGFKITFEEDESLANDKKFQRLSPEEKQLKLSEDYFQELNSFAKSNVSMALLFWLLSTRDMDANEITIGKFEKPNLNFLKSLSNEKVYVLHALIMHDGLKINQLCLVMKQTKQQIAMILSALREDGIVLLTEEIFMINPVIYRGVINLLISKNLIH
- a CDS encoding mechanosensitive ion channel family protein, encoding MRYLFVIIFLIVSALVQAQDSTVARVSVDSLQLSPKPIVADTVAKKGPSIAHNAPDLSELVTFSEIFWTLVILLVGYFGIRFTSRVLELLAEKSTQYRITIKSLIPVVKILGWVVVIIFIVAGVFQPPAATILAFSASIGVAVGFASQDILKNIFGGIMILFDRPFNSGDKIEVGGHYGEVVEIGLRSTRILTPDDSLVSIPNSEVMNTAVSNANSGEPNCQVVAEVYLPLDIDTVMVRELATEAAQVSRYIYMNKPITVIFINEMKMGRSLYKMRLKAYVLDIRDEFKFKSEMTETVVRQLIEKGIIQSVI